Below is a window of Humulus lupulus chromosome 2, drHumLupu1.1, whole genome shotgun sequence DNA.
CCATCCAACAGGCCTACAATTTCTCCAAATGCTACTAAACTTTTTtgggatccttagatacctccatgtatcactttggacccaaaaacaaaatttttaagtgcctacaattgaaactcaaatttcacatcttcactatgtgaaattcactaagtgttttatacctaACTAGTACAACAACACTTTTcctttatatttaaccaatcataacattccccCTCTTAGTTAAATACAAGCCTTAACCTCTAGCTCaaacagttttggtgcataatgtaaagtgtctttcgacttgaaatttaccttagtgaaaataccacaaagtcttatcgaaatcattggtAACTTTAAAACTTGAAtcaagtattccttatgataaaaTCGATcgtacctcacacacctccactagatcttttgttttcccactttctcgcttagcaatcatatggccatgtgctcatccatttatGAACTTTCCGGGGAGAAGCTCCAACTCCCACGAGAGacagcaccacctctaagttcacataggtgaagttcttacagcatctttgctacctttagagatgcttgttgcattCAACTAAACTTCATtgaaagccctaggcttaaccattactcggtagcaaccaacactaaccatctcggatggaactcagaataagttttagtgttgaaaccattcacttatcaatgatttGCTCCTACCAATTGAACTTtttcccttgatgttcacaagtttggagttgggttgccatcattgctGAATCTATTATTCTAGGAATATCAATcacatcccttttgaagtggaacttactaaccttttcagaagaggttttgtaaatggacccgccaagttctcacttgtcttaacatatgaaatcaatatgattccatcttgaatcaattgtctcacatattcatgtcttagactaatatgtcttaacattccattatacacactattatactAATTTTGTTATCATAAGCTATACTCCAAACAACCATaacatcatcaacatatattagaaaggccaaaaaaataataatagtcaTGTTTGATAAATAAGTAATAGTCAGTGTAAGAATGAGTGAATCCATAAGTATAGAGAATAAGTTAAATCTTGTTTAAGGCTATATAGACTTTTGTTTAGTAACAAACTAAATTTTGTAAACGATTTGTGCTCCCCTTAATGGTATATCTTTGAAGAAGAGATATATAGACCTCTTCATCAAGGTTTTCATTTAAGAAAACGTTATTGACATCTAATTAATGCAAATATCATCCATTGTATGCAGGAAGGGCAAGTAAAAGTTTTACAATGACCACTTTTTGCAATAGGTGCAAAGGTATATAAGTAATCAATGCCTTCTTGTTGTATATATCATTTTTCAACCAAGTGGTCTTTGAAACACTCAATAGTTCCATCAGAGTTTCTTTCAAATTTGTAAATCCATTTATACCCTATTAGCTTGTGACCTAGGAGTAAATCTACCACAGTCAACGTTTTGTTATTCTCTAAGGCTTCTAGTACTTCTATCatgattttttttccattttgtATTATAGCTTGCCTACAAAACGTAGGGTTCATATATGCCACTAACATTACAAATGGCCTTATGAAAAGATGGAGCAACCTTAGAATATGTTGTGACTCCTACAACACAAGACTAAAAATTCATTTGCACATACACAAAGTACAGAGCAACAAAACTGAAAGCAATAAAGCAATTGACACCAAGGATTATATTGGTTCGTCTTGTAAGCCTACATCCATTTTTGAGCTTCATCATGAGCAATCCACTACAAAGAAGATAGTGTTCTCTCCACAAAATGAGAGAAAAGGAATAacgaagaaaagaaaagagagactaTTTATTTGATACCATAATAATGGtgataaggaaaagaaaagagaacAAAGAGAAATCATTTCAAGAAGACAATCAGAGTAAACTTTATTTAGGAGAAAATGTTGTTTTATATTACTCTCAGTTATCTATAACGGAGGAAACTGAAAGTGAAGAAAAAATTCTTATCAAAGATGGTAAGGTAGACCACTCACGAGTCATGATTACATTCAAGAAATATAACTAACTAAAACAAATCCTGATCAACCTTTTCTGTCTCTTATATATACACagattatatatatttctatctatacatatacatatatgtatacatgAAGTATGAAATGTGGCATCCGTGAGCACAGGAGGATCATCTTTTGAAGGGTCATTTTAGTGTTAGAAATCACTTAACCTTTGCAAAGCATCTCTACAGTATGGTTAACCAATTCCATAGCAGCAAGGCCAATCATTTTTCTTCTAAAACAGCCGGAATGATTTGGCTTGCAACAGAGCAAATGGTCATAGGCTCAACGCCCAGTCCTCCACTTGAATAACGATGAGAAGTAGAAGCAGTTCAAAATTCAATGCTTCTTCAATAGCTTATTTGCCCTACTTGAGAAGTTCCTAACCACGCTTTTGTCAGAGAATGTCAAAGGAAGCTCCTCCTCAATAATCTCTCTTTGATCAGACAAACCTACGGAGTCGCTCGCATCTTTCATGTCCTCTCCATGAGAGGCTTCAGTTGAATTAGGATCTTCAGGTATATCATGATACAAGTGTTTCAAAATGAAAAGAGCAGTATCATAATCCCTCCAATAGTTTCTGTACCCAAAGTTCCACTAGTTAGAAGGATAATACACAGCCAAATCTATGACATCAGTTGTAGCTTCTTTAATTGTTCAATAAATGGACATGGAAAATAAAAACTTCTACTAATATATGTTTTAGTTTTCTAGTTGTATTTAATCTTTTAGGTCACGTTTGGATAGTAGGATTAAATAGgattggattaatatataaaagaACTAATGAGTTAATCATTTGCCAATactaaattagaagaaaataggTTGGATGCACTATAGCAATCTTTTTTTCTTACTAAGCAAATACATAAAGGTGGGAATTGATTaggataaaatcccaagtttttTAATGGGATTGAGCTATCCCAAACTAAGGGTGTTATTTAGGTTGTTGGATCTCTAATTTGAGAACAAAATTACGTTATAAAAATTATCCAATCCTATCCAATTCAATCCAATCTCACTATCCAACGAGACCTAGAAAATGCAATACTGATCAGAAGGGTATATTTAAAAAATGAGTACATAGCGGCTAAAATATtctatgttttcaaaatattACACTTTTATACCTAAATTTGTTAAAATGCAGCATTTAAATACTCAAatagttaaaaattaattttgtttaatcatTTTTTTCTCTATTTTAAAAGTTTTTAGCCAAGTGATTTTTTAACTTTTGGGTATTTAAATGGTATATTTTAGCAACTTTTAAGTATTTTTCCCTTAaaaaaatgtttggatataaaaatgcaacattttgaaaacatgGGATATTTTAGCCATCATGTACTCTTAAAAAATTGATCTATAAATTCATAAATAACTATACGTACGTATGTGATCCAATGGCAGCTATATATGGATGCTGGAACGTTTTATCCTGCACAATCAACAACAAAGACTTTCAGAAATCAGAGGAATTAACTCATTCTAATAATACGAGAGGACATCTGATTTTTACTCCAAATGATTGGTCTTTCTATCAGTAAAAAAAAACATCGCCCACGTTCAACAAGATATAACTTCAAATTATCCATTATTTACTAAATTCAGTATTGTGCGTGTTTACTATGGCATTTTATAGTCTGACAAGAACTTGAAGCCAAGAATACATGATTAAGATGTCCCAACTTTCAACTGAAATCTCAGAACAAGACTTGCCCCACTAAAGACAACCTCTATCACCTGACCAAAACTCAGATGTTCTATACACCAACTGTTTGTCTGAGGTAACAATGTAAATTGACTGGGACTAAAGTACATTGGTTTTCCTTTATAGTTTTTCATTTTCGGGGATGATGCTTCCAATATTATACCATAATATAACAGAATAACAATGTGACAACTCTTCAGGACTAATGGCAGCTTCCCAGACACAAGCATAATTTATTTCCTACAAAAATAGAACACCTAACAACCTGAAACCCAGAGATAATTTTTAATCGTTCAGTGAAAGAAAAAGTACTCATGTTTAAAAAATTTTATATTTAGGaataataaatctaataaatGAAAATTCAAGAATAGTTTGAGAAAATATGGCCTGAAAAAAGCCCAACAGGCTGGAGAGCTAAAGCTGCATATAAATGAAAAGAATTCATGATAAGGTAAAACTACCCACTTGAAGCATGTGATCGACCCGTCCTTCAGTGCTTCCTGTTAATTTCTCCATCATAAGAGAGCCGTATGATCTCTCTTCTCTGACTTCGGCTGTTTCTTCTCCTTCTGCAACAACCAGGGGAAGTGAGAAAATGACAAGATTAGATTAGATAGAATAAGTTTTGGAGCTGGTGAGTCTACTTATTTATCTAAACCCACTTATCCTATATCAGGAAGAATACGTAATAAGATTCACTGTTGGTAAAGATAAATGCCTACTTATTGTTTCTTTCACTTAAGATAATGCCAAGAAACAAAGGATAAGCAATGCAGGCCAAAAGGATGTTAGAACCATTTACCTTCTGAGTCATTTCTTGACTGGCAAACTGTAAGCACTTTATTCTGCTCAAACATAAAGCAAGTTAGAGCTGCCAAGCTTCACACATTTTTAGGAAACTAATAATTAATCATACAATTTCACTACTGACATTtttactatttatatatatatatatatgtaaaacaaATGCTCAGGATCCAGTGCTAAGAAGTTTCAAAGACTGAAAAGTACCCGCCTTGTGTATACAATATAAGATACTTCTTAAATGCTTCTTAAAAAAGAAAAGTCATGTATGAAAAGGAAAGAGAATAGCGCACCCTAACAGAGCTTAGGCGATCCACAATAGCTTGAGAACGAGAAGCTACATCTTCAGCAAATTCCTACACCACATTGTATGATCTCTTTAcggaaggaaaaaaaaagagatatTTTTACATCAATATACATTCAGATGCATTACCTGAAACCCAATGTGCAACCTTTTTCCACCTTTGTGGAATGGTACAATGACAGGTCGTTTGCCGATGTATTCTTTACAAACAAGAGGTTCTATTCTGTATGAATCACAACTTACTTTCATTATTTCTTCTACATTTAACAGGAGCTATCACACACAGAATAGAGAATAGATCTCAAAACATGATATGTATAACAATCTCTTGTACAGGCTTGTGAGCAAATTTTATATGTTTGAGATTACAATATACAAGGAATTGCGGAGAAATGAAACCAAcagatatatttaaaaaaaaaataataatagaaataatgGAGAAGCGAGTCTGCATTATTCTCATCTCATTGTTGGGACTATGAAAATTTGTAAGAGAagaaattgttttttttattccTGTGTATTTCAATTGATAAAACACAAGTCTATTTATACAGTTTACACTCCTAATCCTCTTAATTATAGAATAAACAAAAAATCACAAAGATTGCCACGAATCATCTAAATAAGGAAACTACTTAATTTACAGCTATAACAAAATCGTGGgatttttctttgattttctcATATCTGTCAACACTCCCCCTCCCCCTCAAGCTGGATTGTAAATATTGATGAGTCCAAGCTTGTTTACTAGAAAATCAAGTGACAATTTCAATAATGAAATTTAATTTCTGTCTGTCCACCTAGTCCCTTGCCTATCTCTTTTCACActtatttttagtttcttttcttctctgTATAATATGGTCTGATCTGCTCTCTTAATTTTCAATCCTGATAACTTGTATAACCTAAttttctcaaaacattttgtTAGAATAGAGTATACACAACAACCATCTTAATCTAAGAGAACAAAGTTCTCTTCTGATTCTTCAGAGGAGAAAAAAATCCAAATGAACCTCTTTAGAAAAGAGGGGATGGGAGAAGGGGAGGAAACAGACCGATATGCTACGGGATCAAACGGGTGAAATATGTTGAACATTCTCCGACAAGCTGGAAACTCCTCATTAATGTTTTCCTCTTCCCAATAATCTTGCCCCTTTCCTGGAGAAGAAAGCATAAGAGAAACTCCTATTGGTTAATAgttcaatttttattttaagatcaagAAATAAGAAATTATGAGAAGAAGTAAATTCAAATGTAAAAGTGCACCTCAACACATTCACTAGCCTATCCAATTCTCtaacgaaaaaaaaaaaactagtcacAAAAAATTAAAAGTTAGTCTAGAATCATGGAGAGATGGTACACAAGCATAGATGTTAGAAGATACAGACCTCATAATTTAAAACTCAATAAGGTAGGAGACGGAGAGAATCGAGAAGGGTAAAGAGGAAGATGAGATGAACAGATAGAAAGAGGAAtttagagaaaaatagagaaataGATAGAAAATAGAATTACATAGATTGAAAATACAGACCTAAAAAAGAGCTAGAGATATATAGGAGAATTAAGCGATAGAAAATTTTATTCAGTCATAATCTGACAAATAAGTGcacttctttttttctttcaaattgtCTTGCGAATACTATGAAATAGAGCACCATTTTGAGAGAATACATGGAAAAAAGAGCATTAAACAAATCCTTCACAAATATTGAGACCAATTATTATGCAAAGTTTTATATACAAATAGCCATTAACTATTACCAACTCCAATACGAATGTTACGAAGAGCAAGAAAGACACCAAGAGGGGATCCAACAGCAAAAAATGTGTCAACCTGAAAGAAGGGAaaaaagaattaataaattaaatgagACAGTTTATTACAATACAACAGTCACTTAACTCCTTCAAAAAACTTGAAATTTCGACTTTCAAAGCAAAACGAAGAAAGTCATAAAAATTAAATCTGAGAGAGAGAGCATATGAAGTCCGCCTCCTGCACCTTGAATTCAAGCTTCGTGTAGTTGATATAAGGGGTATAACTCTTCAGAGAATCATGATGATCAGCTGGCAGCTTGTTACATATGGGTTGCTTTACTACAGTTGTAGGTGCTGTCTCGTTTTCTGTTATCAAGTACATCAAAATTTTCCAAAGCTAGAACAAAAAGAAGTAAAAATACAAGAAAGAGATACTAAATAATCCAGCAATCACCTTGGTGGAGCCTCATAGTCCTATCTTCACCATCACATTGCAATTCCAGTTCAGCTATTTTGACCTTCAGGGATTCAACCTGGTGGAGAAAGTCACCATATATGAGATAGAGGGTTCTCATGGAGGGGTACGCAAAATAAAGGGCTTCCTTACCTCTTTACTCagtgatttaattattttttccatatctttttTCTCTGCACACATTTCTTCAGACACTAATTCTGAGGCATCATTACAGACTCCAGAACTATATTCAGTAGTTTCATAAAAATTGTCCCTGTTATCAAGAACCAAGCCCCTAGGATCGCAAACTGATTCAAGAACATCTTCATTACAACTTGATTGCTTAGAGTCAAAAATACTTTCAGATAATATATTGAAGTCAGGTGCAACAGTGTCTACAATGGTAGAAGCTTCTTCAGTGTTTCCATTTGATACATCATGTACTAAAAGAGTTGGCAGCATACTCTTTTTTTCATCATCTGCTGTAGCAGTTACGGAGGAGCCTTTTTCCCCAAGATTAGATCCAAGGTTTGATATGCCTTTCTCAAGTATCAAAAGAGCTGGTGATATGCTCTGATTTTTATCATCAATTGAACCCACCATGTCTTCAATATTTTTACTTGCAGAAGTTTTATCTTCCAGATTGTGGTTGT
It encodes the following:
- the LOC133818835 gene encoding phospholipase SGR2 isoform X3, with the translated sequence MDSRSATSEGNDPKTENVSRRVEETCPDLLKNTPSNIARLEDEIEQCIGRQKYLAQTRSPSDGGDVRWFFCKVPLAENELAASVPRTEVVGKGEYFRFGRRDSLAIEASFLQREEELLACWWKEYAECSEGPIERPSSSNKLNKQVNILSLEGGPSTKLYEVEEERVGIPVKGGLYEVDLEKRYSFPVYWSGENRRVLRGHWFARKGGLDWLPLREDVAEQLEIAYRSKVWRRRRFQPSGLFAARVDLQGSLVHGLHALFTGEDDTWEAWVNIEASGFSSVIPFGAKGIKLRRGYSTSHSAKPTQDELRQRKEEEMDDYCSQVSNQLNQLYLKFLKRNPGYDGKVSIYGHSLGSVLSYDILCHQENLSTPFPMDSMYREHAKGEDFCHDGNNHNLEDKTSASKNIEDMVGSIDDKNQSISPALLILEKGISNLGSNLGEKGSSVTATADDEKKSMLPTLLVHDVSNGNTEEASTIVDTVAPDFNILSESIFDSKQSSCNEDVLESVCDPRGLVLDNRDNFYETTEYSSGVCNDASELVSEEMCAEKKDMEKIIKSLSKEVESLKVKIAELELQCDGEDRTMRLHQENETAPTTVVKQPICNKLPADHHDSLKSYTPYINYTKLEFKVDTFFAVGSPLGVFLALRNIRIGVGKGQDYWEEENINEEFPACRRMFNIFHPFDPVAYRIEPLVCKEYIGKRPVIVPFHKGGKRLHIGFQEFAEDVASRSQAIVDRLSSVRNKVLTVCQSRNDSEEGEETAEVREERSYGSLMMEKLTGSTEGRVDHMLQDKTFQHPYIAAIGSHTNYWRDYDTALFILKHLYHDIPEDPNSTEASHGEDMKDASDSVGLSDQREIIEEELPLTFSDKSVVRNFSSRANKLLKKH